The genomic interval GTTTCTGCCTCGTACGATCATCGGACACTTCCTGAACTAGTAGAGAGCTCAGCGCTCAATACGCAGAGCTATGCAACGGTTCCAGAAATTCAAATCTAAGGCCGAAGAGAGGAACCGTACTCCCCTCACTCCTCTTTCGGCGCGAACTCCACCAGCGTCAGGTCGCGGTCGAGCATGCAGTAGTCGTGGGGCGGGTCGCCGAGCTTCTCCGCGATGCGGTACTCCTCGTCGAACGCCGCACCCGTGGGTTCGCAGTACTCGTGGCTCGGACACTCGGTGTGGGGGCACGGCCCCGCGAGGCTGGCCTTGCTCCCGGCGTAGGCGTTCTTCGAGGGGACGTTGGCCGTCATGCCCACGGGTTCGACCTCGACCGCGGTGACCCCGGCGTCGTGGACGGCGCAGTCGAGGGTCTGTGCTCCCTCCCGAACGTCGGTGACGCGGTAGCGCACCCCCTCCGAGAGATTCAGACACTGGCTCCGGTACGGACAGCCCTCGCAGGCCGACGACTCCCCCCGATAGACGAACTCCCGGCCGGGGTCGGCGAGCCGGGTCCCGACGAGCGTGATGGACGACATAGCTGGTCGTACGCAAGCCGCGCGGTTAAGTTTCTCGTCCCGTCAACGTCGCCCCGTGAGCTCGTCCAGCCTGTCGAGGTACGCCTCCCGGGGGACCTGATACGCCCCGCGATAGTCAAGGTCGCCGCGGGCGAACTCGCGCGCGAGTTCGCCCGCGGCGTCGAGAGCGGCCTCCCGCGAGTCGTGAGTCCGGGCGCTCACCAGTTCCACGTCGGGTTCGAGGAAGAACTGGACCCGCCACACGTCGGGCGCGCCGGACGCGGCCTCGGTCTCACCCGGCGGCCGGTTCGGCGCGCCGCCAGCGACGTAGATGGTCGGGAGACACGCCGGGGGAAACTGCTCGGTGTCGAACACGTCGGGGCGGTACGCGAGGATTCGCCGCCCGCCGGGTTCGTCGTTCCAGACGGTCCACCCCTCGGGGAGGTCGTCGGCGTCGGTCATGTCCGGCGGTTGGGGACTGTCGGGTAAGGGACTGGCGGTCGGTGGTGGCCGTATTTAAACCGAGCGTTCTGGACGACTCGGTCGGGCGTCCCGCGCGCGAGCGACGCCGGTCGCCCTACTTAATCGTCGGTGTTCAATTAGATTGGTTCAACTGAAGTCGATTCTGATTCGAGCCAACAGTTATATGTTCTCTCATCCCATCCATTAAATAGTATCGGTGGTAGCAACCCACGCGGTACGCGGTAACACCTACCAGAACCCGGTCACGTCCGTTCGATTCGGTCGCCCTCCGACGTGTAGTCGCCGTGATTAGGGTGTGGGGATGGCACGCACATGATCGGCCAGTACCAGGACGCCCCGTCGGTTCGCGGGGCCGCGCGGAAGACCGAGAAGGGGGACCTAGCACGCCCAGCGCCGGGCCCGCGTCCGAACGTCGACTCCGTCGGGCCGTTAGACCTTAGTGGCTGTACGGCTACCACATACTCCGACCGGCGAGTTCGGTCGTCCGCTTCTCTCGCCTCTCCCACCGAACAATACGTGATACAATGAGCGAAACACTGGAAGAACTCAGCCAGCGCTATCAGGAATCGATGCCCGAAGACCTCCGCGAGACCAAGTCGTTCGACTGGTACCTCGAAGAGGTGTACGAGGACCCGAAGGTCGCCCGCAACGCCCACCAGCGGGTCGCCGACATGTTCGACTACTACGGGACCGAGTACGACGAGGACGCCGGGGTCGTCGAGTACCTGCTCGCCTCCGAAGACCCGCTCCACGACGGCGAGAACACCTTCTACGGCCACGAGATACACCGGGCCATCCACGAGTTCGTCAACAAGGTCAAGTCGGGCGCGCGCGGACTCGGCCCCCAGAAGCGCATCAAGCTCCTTCTCGGTCCCGTCGGGTCTGGCAAGTCCGACTTCGACCGGCAGGTCCGCACGTACTTCGAGGACTACACCCTCACCGAGGACGGGCGGATGTACACCTACCGGTGGACCAACCTCTGTGAGGTCGTCCACGATCAGGACCCCGCCGACGACACCGTCCGGTCGCCGATGAATCAGGACCCCCTCGTCCTGCTTCCGCTCGAACAGCGCCAGCGGGTCGTCGACGACCTCAACGAGAACCTCGACGCGCCCTACACCATCACCAACGAGCAATCGCTCGACCCCGCGTCGGCGTTCTACATGGACGAACTGCTGGCCCACTACGACGACGACATCCAGCAGGTCCTCGAAAACCACGTCGAGGTCATCCGGCTGACCGCCGACGAGAACAAGCGCCAAGCGGTCGAGACGTTCGAACCCAAGGACAAGAAGAATCAGGACGAGACCGAACTGACCGGCG from Halorussus salilacus carries:
- a CDS encoding UPF0179 family protein — protein: MSSITLVGTRLADPGREFVYRGESSACEGCPYRSQCLNLSEGVRYRVTDVREGAQTLDCAVHDAGVTAVEVEPVGMTANVPSKNAYAGSKASLAGPCPHTECPSHEYCEPTGAAFDEEYRIAEKLGDPPHDYCMLDRDLTLVEFAPKEE
- a CDS encoding DUF5820 family protein, with the protein product MTDADDLPEGWTVWNDEPGGRRILAYRPDVFDTEQFPPACLPTIYVAGGAPNRPPGETEAASGAPDVWRVQFFLEPDVELVSARTHDSREAALDAAGELAREFARGDLDYRGAYQVPREAYLDRLDELTGRR